One segment of Anopheles stephensi strain Indian chromosome 3, UCI_ANSTEP_V1.0, whole genome shotgun sequence DNA contains the following:
- the LOC118514381 gene encoding sialin isoform X1 — protein MDTKPSSKVSSDGIDAPLWMFWKRRRYIVVFMAFLGFFNVYSLRVNLSVAIVAMTENRTVHYDNGTVGYEQYFDWSSSLQGYVLSSFFYGYILTPFLGGFISNRFGGNYVFGVGIGTTAVLTLLTPLAAKAGVAVLLAVRIVEGIFEGVTFPCIHAVWSRWAPPTERSRMASIAFAGNYAGTVVAMPMSGILANAWGWESVFYVFGVIGCIWFLAWMFFVKTSPEVDGWISQREKEFILESLGRTEGDQEKVKHPWKGILTSVAVWSLVVSHFSENWGFYTLLTQLPTFLKDAMHFELEKTGFVSAVPYLVMGILLFVSGYLADWCQVKGYLTTTQVRRYFNCGAFLAQTVFMIIGAFILEPGPTITCITIAVGLGAFAWSGFAVNHLDLSPKSAGVLMGISNTFATIPGIVSPIITGYITSNKSDNEWKTVFYIAAGIYLVGCVIYWFGVSGELQTWSIEAQERRREQEKQEKQQSKPIESLAYTNKVSMEDEL, from the exons CAGCGATGGCATCGATGCTCCTTTATGGATGTTTTGGAAGCGACGGCGCTACATTGTGGTGTTTATGGCGTTTCTTGGTTTCTTCAACGTCTACTCGCTGCGGGTAAACCTAAGCGTGGCGATCGTCGCGATGACCGAGAATCGGACCGTACATTACGACAACGGAACCGTCGGATAC GAGCAATACTTTGATTGGAGCTCCAGTCTGCAGGGTTACGTGCTGAGTTCGTTCTTCTACGGCTACATCCTGACGCCGTTCCTGGGTGGCTTTATCTCGAACCGATTCGGTGGCAATTAT GTGTTTGGAGTTGGCATTGGAACGACGGCTGTCCTGACGCTACTGACACCGTTGGCAGCGAAGGCTGGAGTAGCGGTCCTGCTGGCGGTTCGTATTGTGGAAGGCATTTTCGAGGGTGTGACGTTCCCCTGCATCCATGCCGTGTGGTCCCGCTGGGCACCGCCAACCGAACGGTCGCGTATGGCCTCGATCGCGTTCGCCGGAAACTACGCCGGAACGGTTGTGGCGATGCCGATGAGCGGAATTCTGGCCAACGCTTGGGGCTGGGAGAGTGTGTTTTACGTGTTTGGTGTGATTGGATGCATCTGGTTCCTGGCGTGGATGTTCTTCGTGAAGACGTCGCCCGAGGTGGACGGGTGGATTAGCCAGCGGGAGAAAGAGTTCATACTGGAGTCGTTGGGACGTACGGAGGGTGATCAGGAGAAGGTGAAGCACCCGTGGAAGGGCATCCTGACGTCGGTGGCCGTATGGTCGCTGGTTGTGTCCCACTTCTCGGAGAACTGGGGCTTCTACACGCTGCTCACACAGCTTCCAACGTTTTTGAAAG ATGCCATGCACTTTGAGCTAGAGAAGACGGGATTCGTGTCGGCCGTTCCGTATCTGGTGATGGGCATCCTTCTGTTCGTGTCCGGCTACCTTGCCGACTGGTGCCAAGTGAAGGGTTACCTCACGACAACTCAGGTCCGTCGGTACTTCAACTGTGGCGCCTTCCTCGCACAAACCGTGTTCATGATCATCGGCGCGTTCATCCTCGAGCCTGGACCAACGATCACCTGCATCACGATTGCGGTCGGATTGGGAGCGTTTGCCTGGTCCGGATTTGCGGTAAACCATCTCGACCTCTCACCGAAGAGTGCCGGAGTCCTCATGGGCATTTCGAACACGTTTGCCACCATCCCGGGCATCGTTAGCCCCATCATCACCGGGTACATCACCTCCAACAAGAGTGACAATGAGTGGAAAACGGTGTTCTACATTGCGGCGGGCATCTATCTGGTCGGGTGCGTTATTTACTGGTTCGGTGTATCGGGTGAGTTGCAAACGTGGTCCATCGAGGCCCAAGAACGACGACGAGAGCAGGAGAAGCAGGAAAAGCAACAATCGAAACCAATCGAAAGTCTTGCCTACACGAACAAAGTGAGCATGGAGGATGAGCTGTAA
- the LOC118514381 gene encoding sialin isoform X2 has translation MDTKPSSKVSDGIDAPLWMFWKRRRYIVVFMAFLGFFNVYSLRVNLSVAIVAMTENRTVHYDNGTVGYEQYFDWSSSLQGYVLSSFFYGYILTPFLGGFISNRFGGNYVFGVGIGTTAVLTLLTPLAAKAGVAVLLAVRIVEGIFEGVTFPCIHAVWSRWAPPTERSRMASIAFAGNYAGTVVAMPMSGILANAWGWESVFYVFGVIGCIWFLAWMFFVKTSPEVDGWISQREKEFILESLGRTEGDQEKVKHPWKGILTSVAVWSLVVSHFSENWGFYTLLTQLPTFLKDAMHFELEKTGFVSAVPYLVMGILLFVSGYLADWCQVKGYLTTTQVRRYFNCGAFLAQTVFMIIGAFILEPGPTITCITIAVGLGAFAWSGFAVNHLDLSPKSAGVLMGISNTFATIPGIVSPIITGYITSNKSDNEWKTVFYIAAGIYLVGCVIYWFGVSGELQTWSIEAQERRREQEKQEKQQSKPIESLAYTNKVSMEDEL, from the exons CGATGGCATCGATGCTCCTTTATGGATGTTTTGGAAGCGACGGCGCTACATTGTGGTGTTTATGGCGTTTCTTGGTTTCTTCAACGTCTACTCGCTGCGGGTAAACCTAAGCGTGGCGATCGTCGCGATGACCGAGAATCGGACCGTACATTACGACAACGGAACCGTCGGATAC GAGCAATACTTTGATTGGAGCTCCAGTCTGCAGGGTTACGTGCTGAGTTCGTTCTTCTACGGCTACATCCTGACGCCGTTCCTGGGTGGCTTTATCTCGAACCGATTCGGTGGCAATTAT GTGTTTGGAGTTGGCATTGGAACGACGGCTGTCCTGACGCTACTGACACCGTTGGCAGCGAAGGCTGGAGTAGCGGTCCTGCTGGCGGTTCGTATTGTGGAAGGCATTTTCGAGGGTGTGACGTTCCCCTGCATCCATGCCGTGTGGTCCCGCTGGGCACCGCCAACCGAACGGTCGCGTATGGCCTCGATCGCGTTCGCCGGAAACTACGCCGGAACGGTTGTGGCGATGCCGATGAGCGGAATTCTGGCCAACGCTTGGGGCTGGGAGAGTGTGTTTTACGTGTTTGGTGTGATTGGATGCATCTGGTTCCTGGCGTGGATGTTCTTCGTGAAGACGTCGCCCGAGGTGGACGGGTGGATTAGCCAGCGGGAGAAAGAGTTCATACTGGAGTCGTTGGGACGTACGGAGGGTGATCAGGAGAAGGTGAAGCACCCGTGGAAGGGCATCCTGACGTCGGTGGCCGTATGGTCGCTGGTTGTGTCCCACTTCTCGGAGAACTGGGGCTTCTACACGCTGCTCACACAGCTTCCAACGTTTTTGAAAG ATGCCATGCACTTTGAGCTAGAGAAGACGGGATTCGTGTCGGCCGTTCCGTATCTGGTGATGGGCATCCTTCTGTTCGTGTCCGGCTACCTTGCCGACTGGTGCCAAGTGAAGGGTTACCTCACGACAACTCAGGTCCGTCGGTACTTCAACTGTGGCGCCTTCCTCGCACAAACCGTGTTCATGATCATCGGCGCGTTCATCCTCGAGCCTGGACCAACGATCACCTGCATCACGATTGCGGTCGGATTGGGAGCGTTTGCCTGGTCCGGATTTGCGGTAAACCATCTCGACCTCTCACCGAAGAGTGCCGGAGTCCTCATGGGCATTTCGAACACGTTTGCCACCATCCCGGGCATCGTTAGCCCCATCATCACCGGGTACATCACCTCCAACAAGAGTGACAATGAGTGGAAAACGGTGTTCTACATTGCGGCGGGCATCTATCTGGTCGGGTGCGTTATTTACTGGTTCGGTGTATCGGGTGAGTTGCAAACGTGGTCCATCGAGGCCCAAGAACGACGACGAGAGCAGGAGAAGCAGGAAAAGCAACAATCGAAACCAATCGAAAGTCTTGCCTACACGAACAAAGTGAGCATGGAGGATGAGCTGTAA
- the LOC118514396 gene encoding dual specificity protein phosphatase 18, with protein MKEININSVNHSELLSGCLQPPVPATVTKAMEADGVTGGAVLERKGGNQIQALLERNENPEPEVLAGATLHRPMRTFSPISGVSKLLKNLYLCGGSAASVAMMQQLGVTFVINATTVTELTDTPLPAEDTRYLRIPVKDNREANLERYFHEVADMIEEESKAGGVVLVHCVAGISRSASLCLAYLMKYHRMSLKDAYNHIKDKRPQIRPNVSFVKQLMEFEQKLYGTRTVSMVYCHALDQELPDIYEPEFRTMEMLYQKFRRNIARR; from the exons ATGAAAGAGATAAACATAAACAGTGTGAATCATTCCGAGTTGCTAAGCGGCTGTCTGCAGCCTCCGGTACCGGCGACCGTTACCAAGGCGATGGAGGCGGACGGCGTAACGGGTGGTGCCGTGCTGGAACGGAAGGGCGGCAATCAAATTCAGGCCCTTCTGGAGCGCAATGAAAATCCCGAGCCCGAGGTACTGGCTGGCGCCACCCTTCACCGTCCAATGCGAAC GTTCTCACCGATCAGTGGCGTTTCGAAGCTGCTTAAGAACCTTTACCTGTGCGGCGGAAGTGCTGCCTCGGTAGCCATGATGCAACAGCTCGGCGTAACCTTTGTGATTAATGCAACCACCGTGACCGAGCTCACCGATACACCGCTTCCGGCGGAGGATACACGTTATCTAAGAATTCCGGTAAAGGATAACCGTGAGGCGAATCTGGAGCGCTACTTCCACGAGGTGGCGGACATGATCGAAGAG GAGTCCAAGGCCGGTGGCGTTGTGCTGGTACACTGTGTTGCCGGTATCAGCCGTTCGGCATCGCTCTGTTTGGCCTACCTGATGAAATACCATCGGATGAGCCTGAAGGATGCGTACAATCACATAAAGGACAAACGGCCCCAAATCCGACCCAACGTATCGTTCGTCAAGCAACTGATGGAGTTTGAGCAGAAGCTGTACGGCACCCGGACCGTATCGATGGTGTACTGTCACGCACTCGATCAAGAGCTGCCCGACATTTACGAGCCCGAGTTCCGTACGATGGAAATGTTGTACCAGAAGTTTCGGCGAAACATTGCACGGCGCTAG